CCGAAATCGCCGATACGGTTGGTGATAAAAGCTTTCTTGCCGGCATCGGCGGCGGTTTTCTTTTCGTACCAGAAACCAATCAGAAAATATGAACTGACGCCCACCAGTTCCCAGAAGCAGAAGATCATAAAGAAGTTGTTAGCTACAACCAGGCCCAGCATTGAAAATGAGAACAACGAAAGAAACGAGAAATAACGGGAAGTGCGCGGATCGCCCTGCATATACCCGATCGAGTAGATATGCACCAGCGAGGCGACTATCGTCACCACCATCAGCATTACCACTGTCAGGCCGTCAACATACAATCCGATCTGGAGCGTGAAATCTCCCAAAGTCAGCCAGTCGAATCCGATATCCATAACATAACCGGCCGGTTTACCCATAACCTGAATCAAACAGATCAGCGAATACACGAAACCGTAGAGAATAGCAAAAATAGAAATCGTCTTGGAGAGGTTTTCGCTGAAGCGTGTAAACAGCGTAATCACCGTAAACGCCATCAACGGCATAGCCGGAACTGTCCACAAATTCTCAAGCATAAGCTACCATTTCATTATATTCATCTTGTCCACGAAGACATCTTTGAAATTCTTGTATATCAGGATCACGATAGCAAGTCCTACAGTCGCCTCGGCGGCGGCGATCACGATCACGAAGACCGCGAAAACCTGCCCGATCAGCTTGTCGGGTGTGATGAACTTGGCGAAGGCGACGAAATTGATATTGACCGCGTTGAACATCAGCTCGATGCTCATCAGGATACCGATCGCGTTACGGCGTGTCAAAACGCCGTAGAGACCGATCCCGAACAGGATCGCGGCCAGCGACAGAAATTGTACGAATCCAACCTGCATCTCAATTTTCCCTCTTGGCAATCACGATCGCGCCGATCAGGGCGGCCAGCAAAAGCACCGACACGACTTCGAATGGAAGGATGAAATCCCGCATCAGAAGATGCCCCAGCTCGGCGGTGTTTGTGTCGCCCACAGTCGTATCCTCGGCCAGCGGAAAACCACCCACCTTGTGATTGGCCGAAATCGCGAATATTATGATTGCTGTAAAACAGATAGATACCAGTATAGCGGGGAAGGACTGCTCGTTTGACTGCTTAACCGAGTAATTGGTCAATTCCCGGGTCAGCATAACCGCGAATATCAGAAGCACCGATATCGCCCCGACGTAGATCAGAACCTGTACCGCGGCCAGAAATTCCGCTGACAGGAAAATGAACACGACAGCCACGCAGAAGAGTGTCAGCACCAGAAACAGCGCGGCATGAAAGATGTTTTTCAAGGCTACCACCATGATAGCCGAAAGAATCATCACGAAGGCGACAATATAGAATATTATCGCGGCCGAACCCTCAAGCATCAGTTCCCCGAATCCTTTTTGTCCTTGTCAGCCTGATCGCTTTTCTGATCTTGCTCAGTTTTGTCGTTTTCAGGCTGTGCGGGTTTATCTTCTTTTACAGGTGTGTCCTGCTTTTTTTCATCCTCTTTTTTAGCTTCAACGCCCTCCGGCTTGTCCGCCTTCTTTTCTTCCTTCATTTGCTCGGACTTAGTCTCAGGCGGTTTCTTTTCATCCTCTTTTTTGGGAGCCGGTTTTGCGGGCGGTTTCTTTTTGGCTTTCTTTCTGCGCGGTGTGTAGGGCACATCCTTACCCAGCTCGCCCAGGTACTCCATGTTGTAATGCAATTCGCCCTGGTCGAAAACCGAAAACTCGTATTTGCCGGCCAGCTTGATAGCATCGAAATTGCAGGCTTCCTCGCACTGACCGCAAAAGCAACAGATAGTATTGTCGATCACGAATTTTGTCGGTTCCCAGCGTTTGTTCTCGTTTTTCTCGCGTTCGATCATGATCGCTGCGGAGGGGCAGGCGCGCATACACAACATACAGGCTGTACAGTTCAGTTTGCCCGATTCCTGGTCGGACAGAAGCACCACAACCCCGCGTGAACGCTCCGGCATCGGCCAGCGTTCCTTCGGATACTGGAGGGTGATGGCGTGACGGCCGAGATGCTTGCCGGTTACCGTAAGGCCGACGATCAGATTATAAATTCCCGAGAAAAAACTTCTTACAAGTCCCATCTCAACTCTTGATCAGGTTGTAAATCAAACCTGTCGCTAAAAGGTTAACAAACGCCAGCGGAATCAGCCATTTCCAGGCGAACTCCATCAGGTGATCTACACGCAGACGCGGATAAGTCCACCTGAACCACATGAATATGAAAACCACAATTAAAGTCTTGATCAAAAACCACAGCCACCCCAGCGATTCGTTGGCGACCGGGCCATGCCAGCCTCCCAGAAAGAGCGTGGTGCAGATCGCCGAGGCGATGAACATATTAACGAATTCAGCCAAAAAGAACATGGCGAATTTCATGCCGGAGTATTCGGTCGAAAAACCGGCCACAAGCTCCTGCTCGGCTTCAGGCAGATCAAACGGAGTACGGTTGATCTCGGCTGTGGCGGCCACCAAAAAGATCAGAAAACCGAGTGGCTGTCTGATGATATTCCAGTTCCAGATCTTGTCCTGGGCCAGGACGATCTCCTGCATAGACATGGACTGTGAAAGCATGATCACGCCCATGATCGACAGCGCCAGGGGTACTTCGTAAGATACAATCTGTGCCGCCGAGCGCATACCGCCTATAATGGCGTATTTGTTGTTCGATCCCCAGCCGGCCATCAGCAGGCTGATTACAGTGAAACTGGTAATAGCAAAAATATACAGGATACCGACATTGAGATCGGCGAAGATAATATTTTTCGACCAGGGGATAACCACGAATGTCATCAATGAGGCAGTGAATACAACCACCGGTGCCCAGAAGAAAACCCGTGTGTCAGCCGAGGCCGGTACGGTATCTTCCTTCTGCAAAAGTTTAAGGCCGTCAGCCAATGTCTGTAGCCAGCCATGCCATCCGCCGGTCTCCATGGGACCGAAGCGGACCTGGATATGGCCGGATATCTTGCGTTCCCACCAGACCAGATAGAGCGCCATTAAAGCCGCTATCGCAATCGAGATGACCGCGTAGATACCGGACACTACTATATGCGGTAGCTCTATACCGAACAGCGTCACCTGTCAACCTCCGGCATTACAATATCAAATGAAGCGAAGATTGCCACCAGATCAGCGATTTTGCAACCGGTGGATATCTCCGGAATAACCAGCAAATTATTATATGACGCGCCCCTGAGCTTGAGACGATAGGGCTTTTTCTTGCCATCAGAAACAATGTAGC
The genomic region above belongs to Candidatus Zixiibacteriota bacterium and contains:
- a CDS encoding NADH-quinone oxidoreductase subunit J, with amino-acid sequence MLEGSAAIIFYIVAFVMILSAIMVVALKNIFHAALFLVLTLFCVAVVFIFLSAEFLAAVQVLIYVGAISVLLIFAVMLTRELTNYSVKQSNEQSFPAILVSICFTAIIIFAISANHKVGGFPLAEDTTVGDTNTAELGHLLMRDFILPFEVVSVLLLAALIGAIVIAKREN
- the nuoH gene encoding NADH-quinone oxidoreductase subunit NuoH — protein: MALYLVWWERKISGHIQVRFGPMETGGWHGWLQTLADGLKLLQKEDTVPASADTRVFFWAPVVVFTASLMTFVVIPWSKNIIFADLNVGILYIFAITSFTVISLLMAGWGSNNKYAIIGGMRSAAQIVSYEVPLALSIMGVIMLSQSMSMQEIVLAQDKIWNWNIIRQPLGFLIFLVAATAEINRTPFDLPEAEQELVAGFSTEYSGMKFAMFFLAEFVNMFIASAICTTLFLGGWHGPVANESLGWLWFLIKTLIVVFIFMWFRWTYPRLRVDHLMEFAWKWLIPLAFVNLLATGLIYNLIKS
- a CDS encoding 4Fe-4S dicluster domain-containing protein, which translates into the protein MGLVRSFFSGIYNLIVGLTVTGKHLGRHAITLQYPKERWPMPERSRGVVVLLSDQESGKLNCTACMLCMRACPSAAIMIEREKNENKRWEPTKFVIDNTICCFCGQCEEACNFDAIKLAGKYEFSVFDQGELHYNMEYLGELGKDVPYTPRRKKAKKKPPAKPAPKKEDEKKPPETKSEQMKEEKKADKPEGVEAKKEDEKKQDTPVKEDKPAQPENDKTEQDQKSDQADKDKKDSGN
- the nuoK gene encoding NADH-quinone oxidoreductase subunit NuoK, which codes for MQVGFVQFLSLAAILFGIGLYGVLTRRNAIGILMSIELMFNAVNINFVAFAKFITPDKLIGQVFAVFVIVIAAAEATVGLAIVILIYKNFKDVFVDKMNIMKW